In one window of Streptosporangium album DNA:
- a CDS encoding IS110 family transposase, which yields MRESVEIPDEEHERLIERVAAIDVAKAFGKVCTRVPHEGKAGRRPTKVWDVDATMNAVTELGDHLVCQGIEKVTVESTGDYRRIWFYVLEERGLDVQLVNARDVKNLPGRPKTDRLDAVWLAKLTEKGLLRPSFVPPKEIRTLRDYTRMRVDLIGERTRYRQRLEKLLEDSLIKVSSVAGTPTTASTRDMIEALITGERDPRVPAELARGKMRAKIPAPVEALTGQFDGHHAELATILPAQIDSLDASIAQLTARIETLLGQLPADQASDDRDDHGPGEHAEVAAIIRQSLNAVQRLDEIPGISPEIAQVILAEVGLDMTRFATAGHLASWAKPCPRTIQSGPRSRGGETGKGNPYLKGVLGTAAAVAARTDTFLGERYRRIVKRRGKLKALVAVARSILVIVWHLLADPTARYRDLGADYHTTKIDRDKKTRTHVRQLQALGFTVALTQTA from the coding sequence ATGCGAGAATCTGTGGAGATCCCGGACGAAGAACACGAGCGACTCATCGAACGGGTCGCCGCGATCGATGTGGCCAAGGCCTTCGGGAAGGTGTGTACCCGGGTGCCGCACGAAGGCAAGGCCGGTCGGCGGCCGACCAAGGTGTGGGACGTGGACGCCACCATGAACGCGGTCACCGAGCTGGGCGACCACCTGGTGTGCCAGGGAATCGAGAAGGTCACCGTCGAATCAACCGGGGATTACCGGCGCATCTGGTTCTACGTGCTGGAGGAGCGTGGCCTGGATGTGCAGCTGGTCAACGCCCGCGATGTGAAGAACCTGCCGGGCCGTCCGAAAACCGACAGGCTGGACGCGGTCTGGCTGGCCAAACTGACAGAGAAGGGGCTGCTGCGGCCCTCGTTCGTCCCGCCCAAGGAGATCCGGACGCTGCGGGACTACACCCGGATGCGGGTGGATCTGATCGGCGAGCGGACCCGGTACCGGCAGCGGCTGGAGAAACTGCTGGAAGACTCCCTGATCAAGGTGTCGTCGGTGGCCGGCACACCGACGACCGCCTCGACCCGGGACATGATCGAGGCATTGATCACCGGGGAGCGCGATCCGCGGGTGCCGGCCGAGCTGGCCCGGGGCAAGATGCGGGCCAAGATTCCCGCGCCGGTCGAGGCATTGACCGGCCAGTTCGACGGCCACCACGCCGAACTCGCCACGATACTGCCGGCGCAGATCGACAGCCTGGACGCGTCGATCGCCCAGCTCACCGCCCGCATCGAGACGCTGCTCGGGCAACTGCCCGCCGACCAGGCATCCGACGACCGTGACGATCACGGGCCGGGTGAGCACGCCGAGGTTGCCGCGATCATCCGCCAATCGCTGAACGCGGTGCAACGGTTGGACGAGATCCCCGGCATCAGTCCGGAGATCGCCCAGGTCATCCTGGCCGAGGTCGGGCTGGACATGACCCGCTTTGCCACTGCCGGCCACCTGGCCTCCTGGGCCAAGCCGTGTCCCCGCACCATCCAATCGGGGCCCAGGAGCCGGGGCGGCGAGACCGGCAAGGGCAATCCCTATCTGAAGGGCGTACTGGGAACCGCCGCGGCCGTGGCGGCCCGGACCGACACCTTCCTCGGCGAGCGCTACCGGCGGATCGTCAAACGCCGGGGCAAGCTCAAGGCCCTGGTCGCCGTGGCCCGCTCGATCCTGGTCATCGTCTGGCACCTGCTGGCCGACCCCACCGCCCGCTACCGCGACCTGGGCGCCGACTACCACACCACCAAGATCGACCGGGATAAGAAGACCCGCACCCACGTCCGGCAACTCCAAGCGCTCGGCTTCACCGTCGCCCTGACCCAGACCGCCTGA
- a CDS encoding universal stress protein, whose amino-acid sequence MTKSHRIVVGYDGSDFSMQALEWALDEAEFRGLPLTVTHAWRWPYGEADDEAKLHLRKAAEHVLYHGADCARGCSTITDVATDLYEGSAGQRLIELSADAELVVVGSRGLGAVARSAVGSVTASVVAGAQCPAVVVRGAGPIPVPLHPGPVALGIRDTTADQVLDFAFHEAALRRLRLRVLHAGHPRSLTWGVAMTHLPDLDDSTRACQEWMNERLTPWQEKYADVPVDVRFTTNAPKETLRAASIGATLVVVGTGRTAYRTGHPGAVIRSLVRHASCPVAVVPSC is encoded by the coding sequence ATGACAAAGTCGCACAGAATTGTCGTTGGTTACGACGGTTCGGACTTCTCCATGCAGGCCCTGGAGTGGGCGCTGGACGAGGCCGAGTTCCGGGGGCTGCCGTTGACCGTCACCCACGCGTGGCGGTGGCCGTACGGCGAGGCCGACGACGAGGCCAAGCTCCACCTGCGCAAGGCGGCCGAGCACGTCCTCTACCACGGTGCCGACTGTGCCCGCGGATGCAGCACGATCACCGACGTGGCGACCGACCTCTACGAGGGCTCCGCCGGGCAGCGGCTCATCGAGCTGTCGGCTGACGCCGAACTCGTCGTGGTCGGCTCCCGCGGCCTGGGCGCGGTGGCCCGGTCCGCGGTCGGCTCCGTCACGGCCTCCGTCGTGGCCGGCGCGCAGTGCCCGGCGGTCGTCGTGCGAGGGGCGGGCCCGATCCCGGTGCCACTGCATCCAGGGCCGGTCGCGCTGGGGATCAGGGACACCACCGCCGACCAGGTGCTGGACTTCGCCTTCCACGAGGCTGCTCTGCGGCGGCTGCGCCTGCGCGTGCTGCACGCCGGCCACCCGCGCTCTCTGACCTGGGGCGTCGCCATGACCCACCTACCCGATCTCGACGACTCGACCCGGGCCTGCCAGGAATGGATGAACGAACGCCTGACGCCCTGGCAGGAGAAGTACGCGGACGTCCCCGTCGACGTCCGTTTCACCACGAACGCCCCGAAAGAGACCCTACGGGCCGCCTCCATAGGGGCCACCCTCGTCGTCGTCGGCACAGGCCGGACGGCATATCGCACCGGCCACCCCGGAGCGGTCATCCGGTCCCTGGTCAGGCACGCGTCCTGCCCCGTCGCCGTCGTTCCGTCCTGTTGA
- a CDS encoding HAD-IA family hydrolase, which translates to MFPHDAVLCDLDGVLRRFDHPAQADIEARYGLPLMETAFDPALIGPATLGMAKPDRRIYELAAERAGVAPERCLFVDDRLENVEAARALAMTGVHYRSVEDLAAVLG; encoded by the coding sequence ATGTTCCCCCACGACGCGGTTCTCTGCGACCTCGACGGCGTGCTCCGTCGCTTCGACCATCCGGCCCAGGCCGACATCGAGGCCCGTTACGGACTGCCTCTCATGGAGACGGCCTTCGACCCGGCTCTGATCGGGCCCGCCACGCTCGGCATGGCCAAGCCCGACAGGCGTATCTACGAACTCGCCGCCGAGCGCGCGGGCGTCGCCCCCGAGCGATGCCTGTTCGTCGACGACCGCCTGGAGAACGTGGAGGCCGCCAGGGCCCTCGCGATGACCGGCGTGCACTACAGGAGCGTGGAGGACCTGGCGGCCGTGCTCGGCTAG
- a CDS encoding universal stress protein: MTEAIVAGTDGSATATAAVQWAAGDADRRGLPLRIAHVVDRWPYGIAAFPPPDWLDLMTRAGEQVLTEAIKAVGERWPDVRVTTALLEGEPAKALREQAGAATELVIGSRGLGGFVGALLGSAVLHVAGHVPGAVVVVGRDAGTPSGEVVVGVDGSSGSEPALGFAFEQARLRGCALRAVHAWQVPVHAFAPEVVYDIEDVRQAQQRMTMGQLAAWEEKFPEVGVVRDVTYAHPVSALVGVSPRAALLVVGSRGRGAVGSVILGSISHGVIHHARCPVAIVR, from the coding sequence ATGACTGAAGCGATCGTTGCCGGGACGGACGGCTCAGCCACCGCCACCGCGGCTGTGCAGTGGGCGGCCGGCGACGCCGACCGGCGGGGGCTGCCGTTGCGCATCGCCCATGTCGTGGACCGCTGGCCGTACGGCATCGCCGCGTTTCCTCCGCCCGACTGGCTCGACCTCATGACGCGCGCCGGCGAGCAGGTGCTCACCGAGGCGATCAAGGCCGTCGGGGAAAGGTGGCCGGACGTGCGCGTGACGACCGCGCTGCTCGAGGGAGAACCCGCCAAGGCGCTGCGCGAGCAGGCCGGGGCGGCCACCGAGCTCGTGATCGGCAGCCGTGGTCTGGGGGGTTTCGTCGGCGCCCTGCTGGGCTCGGCGGTCCTTCACGTGGCGGGTCACGTGCCTGGCGCCGTGGTGGTCGTCGGAAGGGACGCGGGCACGCCGTCCGGCGAGGTCGTCGTCGGCGTCGACGGATCCTCCGGATCCGAGCCCGCTCTGGGGTTCGCCTTCGAGCAGGCCCGGCTGCGCGGGTGCGCTCTGCGCGCCGTTCACGCCTGGCAGGTGCCCGTCCACGCCTTCGCGCCGGAGGTCGTCTACGACATCGAGGACGTACGGCAGGCGCAGCAGCGGATGACCATGGGCCAGCTCGCCGCCTGGGAGGAGAAGTTCCCCGAGGTCGGGGTCGTCCGGGACGTGACGTACGCCCACCCGGTGTCGGCTCTGGTGGGCGTCTCACCACGGGCCGCCCTGCTCGTCGTGGGCTCGCGTGGCCGAGGCGCCGTCGGGTCGGTCATTCTGGGCTCGATCAGCCACGGGGTGATCCACCACGCGCGCTGTCCCGTCGCGATCGTCAGGTGA
- a CDS encoding phosphoribosyltransferase encodes MFFDRRDAGARLAERLRGLVGTENVVVLGLPRGGVPVAFEVAGALGAPLDVIVVRKLGVPFQPEVGFGAIGEGGVRLVNRDVVRLANLTQAEMAEVEEREGAELLRRARRFRGERPLADLAGRTVIVVDDGIATGGTARAACQVARARGASRVVLAVPVGAPETVASLRKVADEVICLQTPDDFYAIGAWYVDFAQTTDEEVIGLLARAAPPEGEHGESARGSDPPDSTGDVLVEAGGVRLPGQLVIPEKARGVIVFVHGSGSGRHSPRNRQVAATLNRAGLGTLLFDLLTPEEGADRDNVFDIGLLADRLVRVTGWLRDQPRAAGIPIGYFGASTGAAAALRAAAEPGNEVAAVVSRGGRPDLAGPRLDAVRAATLLIVGGDDGAVLDLNRAAQQRLRCENLLQVVPGATHLFEERGALETVAALARDWFTGHLGPPVD; translated from the coding sequence GTGTTCTTTGACCGTCGTGACGCGGGCGCGCGCCTGGCCGAACGGTTGCGTGGGCTCGTCGGCACCGAGAACGTGGTGGTCCTGGGGCTGCCCAGAGGAGGTGTGCCGGTGGCGTTCGAGGTCGCCGGAGCCCTCGGCGCCCCGCTGGACGTGATCGTGGTCCGCAAGCTCGGGGTGCCGTTCCAGCCGGAGGTGGGGTTCGGCGCCATCGGGGAAGGCGGAGTCCGTCTCGTCAACCGCGATGTCGTGCGGCTCGCGAATCTCACGCAGGCGGAGATGGCCGAGGTGGAGGAGCGTGAGGGGGCCGAACTCCTGCGCCGCGCGCGCCGCTTCCGCGGTGAGCGGCCCCTGGCGGACCTGGCGGGCCGTACGGTGATCGTGGTGGACGACGGGATCGCCACCGGCGGGACGGCCCGTGCCGCCTGCCAGGTCGCCCGTGCGCGCGGTGCCTCACGGGTGGTGCTGGCGGTCCCGGTGGGGGCTCCGGAGACGGTCGCGAGCCTGCGCAAGGTCGCCGATGAGGTGATCTGCCTCCAGACACCCGACGACTTCTACGCCATCGGCGCCTGGTACGTGGACTTCGCCCAGACCACCGACGAGGAGGTGATCGGGCTGCTCGCGCGGGCCGCACCTCCCGAGGGTGAGCACGGCGAGAGCGCGAGGGGATCGGATCCACCGGATTCCACCGGGGACGTCCTGGTGGAAGCCGGAGGGGTCCGGCTGCCCGGACAGCTCGTGATCCCGGAGAAGGCCAGGGGCGTGATCGTGTTCGTGCACGGCAGCGGCAGTGGCCGGCACAGCCCGCGTAACCGTCAGGTGGCCGCCACGCTCAACCGCGCGGGTCTGGGGACGCTGCTGTTCGACCTGCTCACCCCGGAGGAGGGGGCCGACCGGGACAACGTCTTCGACATCGGGCTGCTGGCCGACAGGCTCGTCCGGGTGACCGGCTGGCTGCGCGATCAGCCCCGGGCGGCGGGCATCCCGATCGGCTATTTCGGGGCCAGCACCGGGGCCGCGGCCGCGCTCCGGGCGGCGGCGGAGCCGGGCAACGAGGTCGCCGCCGTCGTCTCCCGGGGCGGGCGGCCCGACCTGGCCGGCCCGCGGCTCGACGCGGTGCGGGCGGCCACCCTGCTGATCGTGGGAGGCGACGACGGGGCGGTCCTCGACCTCAACAGGGCCGCGCAGCAGCGGTTGCGCTGCGAGAACCTGCTCCAGGTCGTCCCCGGTGCCACTCACCTGTTCGAGGAGCGGGGAGCGCTTGAGACCGTCGCGGCTCTCGCGCGAGACTGGTTCACCGGTCACCTCGGGCCACCCGTGGACTGA